The Bifidobacterium eulemuris genome includes a window with the following:
- a CDS encoding Spy0128 family protein, which yields MVMMLTVGFSGDVAFAEQAGESQNSPSNVDKAVDGGTENDYKSEDFLGAGNTTQYAGRVWTDKTVFDGTATFADNDGDKSISVSASDPKNDFLIAYSALATSQTVSNQRPSDTVFILDFSASMTWGVNSQKVSKADGSDSRIKYLVDSLNSAIDALAKANPNNRVAVVTFNRTGSTFLPLQELSEDTVNLLDQSAEGVRQFFTLSDFRLKNANDGIATVTCNFGDCGAQTRTTDSKTNIQYGVYEGMKLLAEATDVTFTASDGSTLKRLPNVVLMSDGAPTTISESATGSTLTRGENGGQWWSGLKYNGNDSIGSGDNSNAHSANGFLPMLTAAYFKNRIRAHYNANAEDQSTVEPNVYTIGFSINQQTGSMVSMANLVLNPKQSQYVENCPTDNDVNTQKENACHATNEVLDAWAEYLNGGRPTVKYVDGNPVAWKDEKKYNVQHPNDGHDATSKDYMTQYFAAESSDQLNEAFQSIASLITEAAKTPTKVGSDAFHSGYITYTDPIGSYMDVKSVVGVLYNGVKYSTQREENENSTCPVLNADGTQGAGETPCVRYRADGEVETSLYGKHALSSLDIWVVQDAGTTSESPTYTLTIRIPAALIPLRVNTVTLGADGSVASNETSTEYPIRVLYEVGLQDRIISEDGALVASAVSEDYTKTHVDPKTGEVYFLTNRYSGATYKSTNASNATGGQTQGDAVSVFHPAKDNPFYSVQSAMPIYHVGTDGSCPATVAEATQVNHDEFIQSAPTTQYCIGLQYYGQSNQGDGGVITDLTLRARSQFSDSAISSDASGNAMVSEGRIRLGYLADHTDKTISTNNTDTAVHAYAPTYQYCNPNNLSQVDGYVAVYHGNNGKLTTSPSSTQATIQVKKILEGKEWSDSDSFAFVLASQDGAPLPAGSTGNQTDMTIDRNSVNHMASFGPISYSQVGAYVYSLTELNPSDPLDGMTYSQAEYMVTVTVAVDADTGGLAATVSMTRTRDDDGGATNAAVTAADGTQPTAEFTNRFHRVAVLPLTGEAAGRDYLRTGLALAGVTVLSAAGVGWWRHRRESSAI from the coding sequence ATGGTGATGATGCTGACGGTGGGCTTCAGCGGCGATGTCGCCTTTGCCGAGCAGGCCGGTGAATCCCAAAACAGTCCATCGAACGTCGACAAAGCGGTTGACGGCGGCACCGAGAACGATTACAAATCGGAGGACTTCTTGGGTGCCGGAAACACCACCCAATACGCTGGGCGCGTGTGGACCGATAAGACGGTATTCGACGGCACTGCCACGTTCGCCGACAATGATGGGGACAAATCGATTTCAGTGTCGGCGTCCGACCCGAAGAATGATTTCCTGATCGCCTATTCCGCACTGGCCACCTCCCAAACGGTGAGCAACCAGCGTCCGTCGGACACGGTGTTCATTCTGGATTTCTCAGCGAGTATGACTTGGGGTGTGAACTCGCAGAAAGTCTCCAAAGCGGACGGCAGCGATTCACGCATCAAGTATCTGGTCGACTCGTTGAACTCCGCCATCGACGCCCTGGCCAAGGCGAATCCGAACAACCGGGTGGCGGTGGTGACGTTCAACAGAACCGGCTCGACGTTCCTGCCATTGCAGGAGTTGAGTGAGGATACGGTCAATCTGTTGGATCAATCGGCCGAGGGCGTCCGCCAGTTCTTCACGTTGAGTGATTTCAGGTTAAAGAACGCGAACGACGGCATCGCGACGGTGACTTGCAATTTCGGCGATTGCGGCGCGCAGACGCGCACAACCGACTCGAAAACCAATATCCAATACGGCGTGTATGAGGGCATGAAGCTGCTCGCGGAAGCCACGGACGTCACGTTTACGGCCTCCGATGGCTCCACGCTCAAACGACTTCCGAACGTCGTGCTGATGTCGGACGGCGCGCCGACGACCATTTCCGAGTCGGCGACAGGCTCAACACTCACCAGAGGAGAGAACGGCGGGCAATGGTGGAGTGGCCTGAAATACAACGGCAACGACTCCATCGGCAGCGGCGACAACAGCAACGCCCACAGCGCCAACGGGTTCCTCCCCATGCTGACCGCAGCGTACTTCAAAAACAGGATCCGCGCCCATTACAACGCAAACGCAGAAGATCAGTCGACGGTCGAGCCGAATGTATACACGATCGGCTTCAGTATCAACCAGCAGACCGGCAGTATGGTCAGCATGGCCAATCTGGTGCTCAATCCTAAGCAATCGCAGTATGTGGAGAACTGCCCGACCGACAACGATGTGAACACCCAGAAAGAGAACGCATGCCATGCCACCAACGAGGTGTTGGACGCTTGGGCCGAGTATCTGAATGGCGGCCGGCCCACGGTGAAGTACGTGGATGGCAATCCCGTGGCATGGAAGGACGAAAAGAAATACAACGTCCAACATCCCAACGACGGCCATGACGCGACGTCCAAGGACTACATGACGCAGTACTTCGCCGCGGAGTCCTCGGACCAACTCAATGAGGCCTTCCAGTCGATTGCCTCGCTGATCACGGAGGCCGCGAAAACCCCTACGAAGGTCGGCTCGGATGCTTTCCACTCCGGGTATATCACCTACACCGATCCCATCGGATCGTATATGGATGTGAAGTCCGTGGTCGGCGTGCTGTACAACGGAGTGAAATACAGTACGCAACGGGAGGAAAACGAAAACTCGACATGTCCGGTGCTGAACGCCGACGGCACCCAGGGCGCCGGCGAAACGCCATGCGTTCGGTACCGTGCCGACGGAGAGGTCGAAACGTCGCTGTACGGCAAACATGCCTTAAGCAGTTTGGATATCTGGGTGGTTCAGGATGCTGGTACCACGTCGGAATCGCCCACCTATACGCTTACGATCCGTATTCCCGCCGCGTTGATTCCCCTGCGTGTGAATACGGTGACATTGGGTGCTGACGGCAGCGTGGCGTCCAATGAGACCTCGACGGAATATCCGATCCGCGTGCTGTATGAGGTAGGGCTCCAAGACAGGATCATCTCGGAAGACGGCGCATTGGTGGCAAGCGCGGTCAGCGAGGATTACACGAAAACCCACGTGGATCCCAAAACGGGCGAGGTGTATTTCCTTACCAACCGGTACAGCGGCGCGACGTATAAGTCCACGAACGCCTCGAACGCCACCGGGGGACAAACCCAAGGCGACGCGGTCTCAGTGTTCCACCCGGCCAAAGACAATCCGTTCTACTCCGTGCAGTCCGCGATGCCGATCTACCATGTCGGTACGGACGGAAGCTGCCCCGCTACGGTGGCGGAAGCGACGCAGGTGAATCATGATGAATTCATCCAAAGTGCCCCGACCACACAGTACTGCATCGGCCTGCAATACTACGGGCAGTCGAATCAAGGCGACGGCGGCGTCATCACCGACCTGACCCTGCGCGCGCGTTCCCAATTCAGCGACTCGGCGATCAGCAGTGACGCCTCGGGCAATGCGATGGTCTCCGAGGGGCGTATACGTCTGGGATATCTGGCGGATCACACCGACAAAACAATATCCACCAACAACACCGACACCGCTGTGCACGCCTACGCGCCCACCTACCAGTACTGCAATCCCAACAACCTCAGCCAAGTGGACGGGTATGTGGCGGTGTACCACGGCAACAACGGCAAATTGACGACCTCGCCCAGTTCCACGCAGGCCACGATTCAGGTCAAGAAGATTCTGGAAGGCAAGGAATGGAGCGATTCGGACAGCTTTGCCTTTGTGCTGGCAAGTCAAGATGGCGCGCCTTTGCCCGCCGGCTCGACCGGCAATCAGACGGACATGACGATCGACCGGAATTCCGTGAACCATATGGCAAGTTTCGGTCCCATCAGCTACAGCCAGGTGGGCGCGTACGTCTACTCGCTGACCGAACTGAACCCGAGCGATCCCCTGGACGGCATGACGTATTCGCAAGCCGAATACATGGTGACCGTGACGGTCGCCGTGGATGCGGACACCGGCGGACTCGCCGCCACGGTCTCGATGACGCGGACGCGCGACGATGACGGCGGTGCGACGAACGCGGCGGTTACGGCGGCGGATGGCACGCAGCCCACCGCGGAGTTCACCAATCGGTTCCATCGCGTGGCTGTATTGCCATTGACCGGTGAAGCGGCCGGCCGGGACTACCTGCGGACGGGATTGGCGCTCGCGGGCGTGACCGTGCTGAGCGCCGCCGGAGTCGGATGGTGGAGACACCGGAGAGAAAGCAGCGCCATATGA
- a CDS encoding SpaH/EbpB family LPXTG-anchored major pilin: MNMRKLVAGIAAATAMLAGVALGVAPASAAETRVDSMSTVKFTADSAAQLAGRKLTAYKLADYYQIANDGDGGGVAYTVKTIADAATIHTALTDAVAATNANGLTVPDTKTDQLAWALSQNGVLDDSSATSAPWVGNTRRFAESLKSHINDPDFTNTRVNDISLTATNDESPSATITLESGVWLIVDTSTASDNVTQAIPMVVSTGKVTGSQLVSPDSPDTDPVVINFKNDTLTVSKSVDQQAVAVGQTVTYTLTSTVPSTTGYASTGYAYQFIDTLGAGLKYAGNVTVKVGGNMLSPAADGTGYAVNNPYENDAQEVRFDLSQYIYTAGQDSSLVGKAVVVTYDATVTDSAVVEGEGNLNTVILKYSNDPSMTSFGQPQSTVKVYTGKFVLDKLNKDGVRLSGAKFQVFRSGETGESNALQFVKNSEGTEYKLADGESGGTTTTTITTLDGAPVAITGLNGEYTVKETQAPAGYSSFLPAFNVTVTAPTSDGGASTVGVNPTQWGELVTSQGQTVTVTNVKNIAQLPLTGGVGLTLFVVATALFAGATVTLYAKSRKTRKELMR; the protein is encoded by the coding sequence ATGAACATGAGGAAACTGGTCGCCGGCATCGCCGCCGCCACGGCGATGTTGGCAGGGGTCGCGTTGGGCGTGGCCCCCGCCAGTGCGGCAGAAACCAGAGTGGACTCGATGTCGACGGTGAAGTTCACCGCCGACAGTGCGGCGCAGCTGGCTGGGCGCAAGCTGACGGCATATAAGCTGGCCGACTATTATCAAATCGCCAACGATGGCGACGGCGGTGGTGTGGCGTATACCGTGAAGACGATCGCCGATGCGGCGACCATCCATACGGCGTTGACGGACGCGGTTGCCGCCACCAATGCCAACGGTCTCACCGTACCGGACACCAAAACGGACCAGCTGGCCTGGGCGCTGTCGCAGAATGGTGTGCTTGACGACAGCTCCGCCACTTCGGCTCCATGGGTGGGCAATACCCGCAGGTTTGCGGAGTCGCTGAAGAGCCATATTAATGATCCGGATTTTACGAACACCAGAGTCAATGATATTTCGTTAACGGCGACCAATGACGAGTCGCCTTCGGCCACCATAACCCTCGAATCGGGCGTATGGCTGATCGTCGATACCAGCACCGCCTCCGACAATGTGACGCAGGCCATCCCTATGGTGGTGTCCACCGGTAAGGTGACGGGGTCACAGTTGGTCTCGCCGGATTCTCCTGATACGGATCCCGTGGTCATCAATTTCAAGAACGACACGCTCACCGTGAGCAAAAGCGTCGACCAGCAGGCCGTCGCCGTCGGTCAGACGGTGACTTATACGCTCACCAGCACGGTTCCGTCCACCACCGGTTATGCGAGCACAGGGTATGCCTACCAGTTCATCGACACGCTGGGCGCGGGCCTGAAGTACGCGGGCAACGTCACGGTGAAGGTGGGCGGTAATATGCTTTCGCCAGCCGCGGATGGGACTGGCTACGCCGTCAACAATCCTTATGAGAACGATGCCCAGGAAGTGCGGTTCGACCTGTCGCAATACATCTATACGGCGGGGCAGGACTCCAGTCTGGTCGGCAAAGCCGTTGTCGTCACCTACGACGCGACCGTGACCGATTCCGCGGTCGTGGAGGGGGAAGGCAACCTCAATACCGTGATTCTCAAGTACAGCAACGATCCGAGCATGACCTCCTTCGGCCAGCCGCAAAGCACCGTGAAGGTGTATACCGGCAAGTTCGTTCTCGACAAACTCAACAAAGATGGCGTGCGGCTATCCGGTGCCAAGTTCCAGGTCTTCAGAAGCGGGGAAACCGGCGAAAGCAATGCGCTGCAGTTCGTGAAGAACTCGGAGGGAACGGAATACAAGCTTGCCGATGGCGAATCCGGCGGAACCACCACCACTACCATCACGACACTGGACGGCGCTCCCGTCGCCATCACCGGTCTGAATGGTGAGTACACCGTCAAGGAGACCCAAGCGCCAGCGGGTTATTCGTCCTTCCTGCCGGCATTCAATGTGACGGTGACCGCTCCGACAAGCGATGGCGGCGCAAGCACGGTCGGCGTCAACCCAACCCAGTGGGGAGAACTCGTCACCTCGCAGGGGCAGACGGTCACCGTGACCAACGTGAAGAACATCGCCCAACTGCCGTTGACCGGCGGTGTGGGACTCACCTTGTTCGTCGTGGCGACGGCGCTGTTCGCCGGCGCGACCGTCACCCTGTATGCGAAGTCCCGCAAGACCCGCAAGGAGCTGATGCGCTGA
- a CDS encoding HTH domain-containing protein, translated as MAMKRPTRFTPQDIEYLLSLPAVRNVSGNQLRYSDEFKKYCMLRYANGDSPVQIFRDAGLEPSLIGHKRIERCVARWKVSELPRLQESDEFVKERDRLVAVYLRHFRQGHNDLPNEIPWDAEHEDDSLWKLICRQQLRRIDELEREVERLRAQLARRGGGDGAYARPDER; from the coding sequence ATGGCGATGAAACGACCCACGCGGTTCACGCCGCAGGATATCGAATATCTGTTGTCGCTGCCGGCTGTGCGGAATGTTTCCGGCAACCAGTTGCGCTACAGCGACGAGTTCAAGAAATACTGCATGCTGCGGTATGCCAACGGTGATTCGCCCGTCCAGATTTTTCGTGATGCGGGTTTGGAGCCAAGTCTGATAGGTCATAAGCGAATCGAGCGTTGCGTGGCCAGATGGAAGGTGAGTGAATTGCCGCGTCTGCAGGAGTCGGATGAATTCGTCAAGGAGCGGGACCGTCTCGTGGCCGTCTATCTGCGGCATTTCCGTCAGGGGCATAACGACCTGCCGAATGAGATTCCATGGGATGCCGAGCATGAGGATGATTCGTTATGGAAGCTGATTTGCCGCCAGCAGCTTCGGCGGATCGATGAGCTGGAGCGCGAGGTGGAGCGGTTGCGCGCACAGTTGGCGAGACGGGGCGGGGGCGATGGCGCGTACGCTCGGCCCGACGAACGGTAA
- a CDS encoding class C sortase has product MARTLGPTNGKSLGRSATTGPGRTDQDFAHVIDVSDQARRHRRLRRRLLLMRLAVCVMALVTIGVGGYPLALQYQSDRRLESAASQAAQTVAEWPYPQAEESLAAASAYNERLVQSGQPVMGEAVDPFARVQGGSQASNEEDSQASGDEEYQSLLDTGGGVMGSILIPGISVNLPIYHGTSESALASGAGHLYGSSLPVGGESTHAVITGHRGLVEALMFTRLDEMKVGDLFYIEVMGETLGYRVDRITVIEPDDTSQLRIVEGEDRVTLMTCAPYGANTHRLLVSGVRQEIPMPIPDPQDAPGDVRTLVAWAVAVAAIPGLVFAVIFSRRRTAPWRQIRHASHWPR; this is encoded by the coding sequence ATGGCGCGTACGCTCGGCCCGACGAACGGTAAATCTCTTGGGCGGTCCGCTACGACGGGACCAGGACGCACGGATCAGGACTTCGCGCATGTGATCGACGTTTCCGATCAGGCGCGTCGTCATCGCCGTCTGCGACGCCGACTGTTGCTGATGCGTCTGGCGGTGTGCGTGATGGCGCTGGTCACCATCGGTGTGGGCGGATATCCGCTGGCCCTGCAATACCAATCCGACCGTCGGCTCGAATCCGCGGCGTCGCAGGCGGCGCAAACCGTGGCGGAGTGGCCGTATCCGCAGGCGGAGGAATCGTTGGCGGCGGCGAGCGCCTACAACGAACGCCTCGTCCAGTCCGGGCAGCCGGTGATGGGCGAGGCCGTCGACCCGTTCGCGCGGGTGCAGGGCGGCTCGCAAGCCTCCAACGAGGAGGATTCGCAGGCGTCGGGCGACGAGGAATACCAGAGTCTGCTGGACACCGGCGGTGGGGTGATGGGCTCCATCCTTATCCCCGGCATCTCCGTGAACCTGCCGATCTACCACGGCACGTCGGAAAGCGCGCTGGCCTCCGGCGCGGGGCATCTATACGGTTCGAGCCTGCCGGTGGGCGGCGAAAGCACACACGCGGTGATCACCGGGCATCGCGGTCTGGTCGAGGCGCTGATGTTCACGCGGCTTGACGAGATGAAGGTGGGGGATCTCTTCTACATCGAGGTGATGGGGGAGACGCTGGGCTACCGTGTGGACCGCATCACGGTGATCGAGCCCGACGACACCAGCCAACTCAGAATCGTCGAAGGCGAGGATCGCGTCACGCTGATGACCTGCGCGCCGTACGGTGCGAACACGCATCGCCTGCTGGTGTCCGGCGTGCGCCAGGAGATTCCGATGCCGATTCCGGATCCGCAGGACGCGCCGGGCGATGTGCGCACTCTGGTGGCGTGGGCCGTGGCCGTCGCCGCCATCCCCGGCCTGGTCTTCGCCGTGATATTCAGCCGCCGCCGCACCGCCCCCTGGCGTCAGATCCGTCACGCCTCCCACTGGCCGCGGTGA